The following proteins are encoded in a genomic region of Bacteroidales bacterium:
- a CDS encoding SpoVR family protein has protein sequence MYLIDQRTRAIMERCKVKAREAGLSFYPETLEYIVTNKDLLELSPKIMIPTLYDYWVHDVEVLKEYAKYKLYPINPYETVINSRPAISFYNDNNPDWMNVMIFYHVLAHIDFFQNNQYFKHTWNDDFVGVALAEKRLINSLRSRYGRWVDYVIEFARSIDNIVGAYDYGILMDEDLNKRSLPHQVEYYFNVFLPDVIGLNEFEIHKELEQYNAIVQNQQDIGLTFFSGEVMKKYPEFDTHFRNFVSKQKSRDLLEFISENSPFLKKENNQWMKTILMIIRNTALYFAPQIRTKIMNEGWASYWHDHLFRQDPYLQGHEVDYAKLNAQVTSLSRVGLNPYAIGLRLFEYVEECAEKGKFSYQYQQLKFAHERESFNLNTGKGKDAIFNVRKYFNDYMFIKTFVTQEFVDKHNLFVVGKRIREDAGVIEYYIKSRNAEDYKNMLIEHLYHPPVIYPHPEKTNENLLYLVHQFEGKQLIQEFIPEVLIGLNYLWGSEVQLETTEIVVNKSREQKSDEGISYSYRPVLYSCKDRKVQKTFL, from the coding sequence ATGTATTTGATTGATCAGAGAACAAGAGCTATCATGGAACGATGCAAAGTGAAAGCTCGTGAGGCTGGCCTTTCATTTTATCCTGAAACACTTGAGTACATTGTGACCAACAAAGATTTGTTGGAGTTGAGTCCGAAGATTATGATTCCTACCCTTTATGATTATTGGGTTCATGATGTGGAGGTTCTAAAAGAATATGCCAAGTATAAATTATACCCTATTAATCCGTATGAGACTGTAATTAACTCGAGACCTGCTATATCTTTTTATAATGATAACAATCCAGACTGGATGAATGTGATGATATTCTACCACGTTCTAGCACACATTGATTTTTTTCAAAACAATCAATATTTTAAACATACCTGGAATGATGATTTTGTCGGTGTCGCTTTAGCCGAAAAAAGACTCATCAATAGTTTACGATCTCGTTATGGACGTTGGGTGGATTATGTTATAGAATTTGCAAGAAGCATTGATAATATTGTGGGAGCTTATGATTATGGTATTTTGATGGATGAGGATCTGAATAAACGTTCGTTGCCCCATCAGGTCGAATACTATTTCAATGTTTTCTTACCTGATGTAATAGGTTTAAATGAATTCGAAATTCATAAAGAACTCGAACAATATAATGCTATTGTGCAAAACCAGCAGGATATAGGCTTAACATTTTTTTCAGGTGAGGTAATGAAGAAATATCCAGAATTTGATACGCATTTTAGAAATTTTGTGAGCAAGCAAAAAAGTAGAGATTTACTAGAATTTATATCAGAAAATAGTCCTTTCTTGAAAAAAGAAAACAATCAGTGGATGAAAACTATTTTAATGATTATTCGCAATACTGCCCTCTATTTTGCACCTCAGATTCGTACTAAGATTATGAATGAAGGTTGGGCAAGCTATTGGCACGATCATCTCTTCAGACAAGATCCTTACCTACAAGGACATGAAGTGGACTACGCAAAGCTCAACGCACAAGTAACTTCGCTATCAAGAGTAGGACTTAATCCTTATGCTATTGGCCTAAGGCTTTTTGAATACGTCGAAGAATGTGCAGAAAAGGGAAAGTTTTCATATCAGTATCAGCAATTAAAATTTGCTCATGAACGAGAAAGTTTCAATCTGAACACTGGCAAAGGAAAAGATGCTATCTTTAACGTGAGAAAATATTTTAATGACTATATGTTTATAAAAACTTTTGTAACTCAGGAATTTGTGGATAAACATAATTTATTTGTTGTGGGTAAAAGAATCAGGGAAGACGCTGGGGTTATCGAGTATTATATTAAAAGTCGTAATGCTGAAGATTATAAAAACATGCTCATAGAACATCTTTATCATCCCCCAGTTATTTATCCACATCCAGAAAAAACCAATGAAAATTTACTTTACCTTGTTCATCAATTCGAAGGAAAGCAACTCATTCAAGAATTCATACCTGAGGTGCTTATTGGGCTCAATTATTTATGGGGTAGCGAGGTACAGTTAGAAACCACGGAAATCGTTGTTAATAAATCACGCGAACAAAAATCTGATGAAGGCATATCGTATTCATACCGCCCTGTTTTATATTCGTGTAAGGATAGAAAAGTTCAAAAGACATTCCTATGA
- a CDS encoding DUF444 family protein: protein MKDKKNNCLYNFIQEMSFHDHHDAKWMGLRVSFDRRMMVKTLEELLEQDKQREKDGFHRRIRLGKLIKRGKGKEDQVIIVPTTTEPKFYHDDSITEEQTTGGSGDGKEGEVLGQQPLQPQEGEGTGAGLGDGGEHEMGTSAYELGKILTEKFHLPNIKPKGKKRSLTQYTYDLTDRNRRFGQLLDKKATLRRIVETNLQLGRIVPGEPIDTSSLLIGPDDLVYRILSPEKDFENQAVVFFVRDYSGSMQGKPAETIVTLHVFIFSWLMYQYQKNVITRFIVHDTEAKEVENFHQYFNLQVAGGTRVAPAFKLVNDIIEQERLEKDYNIYVFYGTDGDDWDTNGKELIQELSRLLPKANRVGIAIAKNSWTGEEPTTVEKTLDRSQFLKTRPKEIRMDVFQSETADENRLIESIKKLVSE from the coding sequence ATGAAAGACAAAAAAAACAACTGCTTATATAACTTCATACAAGAAATGTCTTTTCATGATCATCACGATGCAAAATGGATGGGCTTACGTGTAAGTTTTGATCGAAGAATGATGGTCAAAACTTTAGAAGAACTTCTAGAACAAGACAAGCAAAGAGAAAAAGATGGTTTTCACAGGCGAATTCGGTTGGGTAAGCTCATAAAGCGAGGTAAAGGCAAAGAAGACCAAGTGATTATTGTTCCTACGACAACGGAACCCAAATTTTATCACGATGACAGCATAACCGAAGAACAAACCACTGGTGGTTCAGGAGATGGCAAAGAGGGAGAAGTATTAGGACAACAACCACTTCAACCTCAGGAAGGAGAAGGTACGGGTGCAGGGCTTGGCGATGGGGGAGAACATGAAATGGGTACCAGCGCCTATGAGCTAGGAAAGATACTTACTGAAAAGTTTCATCTTCCTAACATTAAGCCCAAAGGAAAAAAAAGAAGTCTCACACAATATACATATGATTTAACGGATCGAAACAGACGTTTTGGTCAATTATTGGACAAAAAAGCTACTTTGCGTAGAATTGTTGAAACCAACCTACAGCTTGGTAGGATAGTTCCCGGAGAGCCCATAGATACTTCTTCACTGTTGATTGGTCCCGACGATCTTGTTTATCGAATTCTTTCCCCTGAAAAGGATTTTGAGAATCAAGCTGTGGTCTTCTTTGTTCGAGATTATTCGGGGTCTATGCAGGGGAAGCCAGCTGAAACTATAGTGACGTTGCATGTTTTTATCTTTAGTTGGTTGATGTATCAATATCAGAAAAATGTTATTACTCGATTTATCGTACATGACACTGAGGCCAAAGAGGTAGAAAATTTCCATCAATACTTTAATTTGCAAGTAGCTGGCGGGACTCGTGTTGCTCCTGCTTTTAAACTTGTCAACGATATCATCGAGCAGGAACGTCTCGAGAAAGATTACAATATATATGTTTTCTACGGAACGGACGGTGATGATTGGGATACCAATGGAAAGGAACTTATTCAAGAATTAAGTCGGCTATTGCCGAAAGCAAACAGAGTTGGGATTGCCATTGCAAAGAATTCTTGGACAGGGGAAGAACCTACCACAGTAGAAAAGACTCTAGATCGATCCCAGTTCCTCAAAACTAGACCCAAAGAAATTCGAATGGATGTTTTTCAATCAGAAACTGCCGATGAAAATCGTTTGATAGAAAGTATTAAAAAATTAGTAAGTGAATAA
- a CDS encoding tetratricopeptide repeat-containing sensor histidine kinase — MKLKILFLLILTHGGCYAFNLNLDTIDSLLNVYTPKSKDKYHFMLLKGKEMKYVNPLGSLTCFQNIIRQSSVEDKFIKGLAWEEIGNIFFYLGFTDSAFKAYKKSFAYYLAENCYPCFASLALEVAKYKKRLADYPSALQFCLIAIQIAQQTNQIKIIGKSYVLIGSIYLMQQKYQEALKFMQKAISIFNKDEFIKEKIMTYINIAGVYRTTGRIDDAFQTLQKSYEIASKNNFKREMAVILNNLADIHLELGKYDEAIRLLSTAFNFEEHDAENSCIFHMNLGIAYMKKNQLYESEKHLLKSLEILFHLKNLNLLAKTYALLSDLYVLKHDYQKAYQYKNQQKKLEDSLCFEQNAQMLKATEEKFKIKELENENKLLRQQQLIDQMKSSSQEKNFIMLVVLLFLALLALGFLIFLNRMQKKHELTLNKYNKELLEKNALLAKQKLDIAESILVRDKLFSIISHDLRNPMASLISFARIIRRDYQKLTPKELEVLVSEMEKVVNKMSDLLENLLLWYRTQGDKWISQPTVIHLQNIIQKVIEYYEKSFQLKNISVDITLDKEPTIVYADEKMLETILRNLVSNAIKYTPENGKVFISSTKHENEYIIQIQDTGIGMDQDKISEIMSNQPIESTPGTAGEKGSGLGLYIVKELIDKNKGRFWIESTLGKGTSFYFTLPAFEDKA; from the coding sequence ATGAAACTCAAAATTCTTTTCCTTTTGATATTGACACATGGAGGCTGTTATGCATTCAATTTAAATCTTGACACCATTGATAGCTTATTGAATGTTTACACTCCCAAAAGCAAAGATAAGTATCATTTTATGTTACTCAAAGGAAAAGAAATGAAATATGTAAACCCTTTGGGTTCTCTGACCTGTTTTCAAAACATCATTAGACAAAGTTCTGTAGAAGACAAATTTATCAAAGGTTTAGCATGGGAAGAGATAGGTAATATATTTTTTTATCTTGGATTTACTGATTCTGCCTTCAAAGCATACAAAAAATCGTTTGCATACTACTTGGCGGAAAATTGTTACCCGTGTTTTGCTAGTTTAGCACTTGAAGTTGCAAAATATAAAAAAAGATTAGCTGATTATCCTTCTGCTTTGCAATTTTGTCTTATCGCTATACAAATTGCTCAGCAAACAAACCAAATCAAAATTATTGGCAAATCATATGTTTTAATCGGGTCAATCTACTTAATGCAACAAAAATATCAAGAAGCTCTTAAATTTATGCAAAAGGCTATCAGCATTTTCAATAAAGACGAATTTATTAAAGAAAAAATAATGACATACATTAACATAGCTGGAGTCTACAGAACTACTGGTAGAATTGATGATGCTTTTCAAACTCTTCAAAAATCTTACGAAATTGCTTCGAAAAATAATTTTAAACGTGAAATGGCTGTTATACTGAATAATTTGGCTGACATTCATCTCGAACTTGGAAAATATGACGAAGCAATTAGACTTCTTTCAACGGCCTTTAATTTCGAAGAACACGATGCTGAAAATTCTTGCATTTTTCACATGAATCTGGGGATAGCTTATATGAAAAAAAATCAGCTTTATGAATCTGAAAAACATCTGCTTAAATCACTAGAAATACTCTTCCATCTTAAAAATTTAAACCTACTTGCAAAAACCTACGCTTTGCTTTCTGATCTTTATGTTCTAAAACATGACTATCAAAAAGCATATCAATATAAAAATCAGCAAAAAAAATTGGAAGACAGTCTTTGTTTTGAGCAAAACGCACAAATGTTAAAAGCAACCGAAGAAAAATTCAAGATCAAAGAACTTGAAAATGAAAACAAGTTACTTCGCCAACAGCAATTAATAGATCAAATGAAAAGTTCATCACAAGAGAAGAACTTTATAATGCTGGTAGTGCTTTTGTTTCTAGCTTTACTGGCTTTAGGTTTTCTAATTTTCTTAAATCGCATGCAAAAAAAACACGAGCTGACACTAAACAAATATAATAAAGAACTACTCGAAAAAAATGCTTTGCTTGCAAAACAAAAACTGGACATTGCTGAATCGATATTAGTAAGAGACAAATTGTTTAGCATCATATCCCATGACCTTAGAAATCCGATGGCAAGCCTTATTAGTTTTGCAAGAATTATTCGAAGAGATTATCAAAAACTGACTCCAAAAGAATTAGAAGTCCTTGTCTCGGAAATGGAAAAAGTGGTCAACAAAATGTCAGACTTGCTTGAAAATCTCCTCTTATGGTATCGGACTCAAGGTGATAAATGGATATCTCAACCTACAGTTATTCATCTTCAAAACATTATTCAAAAAGTTATTGAATACTACGAAAAATCCTTTCAATTGAAAAACATCTCAGTCGATATCACTTTAGATAAAGAACCGACTATCGTATATGCTGATGAAAAAATGCTCGAAACTATTCTGAGAAATCTTGTTTCAAATGCCATTAAGTATACACCCGAAAACGGAAAAGTTTTTATCTCATCCACAAAACATGAAAATGAATACATTATTCAAATTCAGGATACAGGTATAGGTATGGATCAAGATAAAATTTCTGAAATCATGTCTAATCAACCCATCGAAAGCACACCTGGAACAGCAGGCGAGAAAGGATCAGGCTTAGGACTCTATATTGTCAAAGAATTGATTGATAAAAACAAAGGACGTTTCTGGATTGAATCGACACTCGGTAAGGGAACATCTTTCTATTTTACACTTCCTGCCTTTGAAGACAAAGCATGA
- a CDS encoding DUF5689 domain-containing protein, with product MNKRVFLPFLLCCFLTACIHDDFDKPEPYMPEVDFPANMTIAQLKTLYQGSLIKLPDSIIIKGIVVANDESGNFYKTLVIQDETGGIEVKINKTSLYTMFRVGQRIFIKCKDLYLGTYGGLIQLGYIYNNGIGQIPEVMINDHIFKDSFPGNPPQPIVLDIPSLSSTYLSMLIQIDSVSFTTPGLPFAEPTTTTNRTIKDKNGQTLIVRTSNYANFASTPIPEGTGSIRGILSIYNGTYQLYLRDLNDLVNWSNPNPPQNYLLNEQFYTTPTNWIIYNVSGNKDWYYNSAYNCMTINGSGSDTACQDYLISPAITIPSGTQPILKFMSWTRYVDNFTTKPFTVLITTNYTGNPLTTTWTELQVTLPAQDSQTWTSSGDINLSSFAGNTVRIAFKYMSKSGNSGEFSAWQVDDVKIVLP from the coding sequence ATGAATAAACGAGTTTTTTTACCATTTTTATTGTGTTGTTTTTTAACAGCCTGCATTCATGATGACTTTGATAAACCAGAACCCTACATGCCTGAGGTGGATTTTCCTGCAAACATGACTATTGCTCAACTAAAAACGCTCTATCAGGGTTCCTTGATTAAATTACCCGACAGTATCATTATTAAGGGCATAGTGGTTGCCAATGATGAAAGTGGCAATTTTTATAAAACACTAGTCATTCAAGACGAGACAGGGGGAATAGAGGTAAAAATTAACAAAACAAGTCTTTATACCATGTTTCGAGTAGGTCAAAGAATTTTCATTAAATGCAAAGATTTATACTTAGGTACTTATGGTGGCCTCATTCAGCTTGGTTATATCTACAACAACGGAATTGGCCAGATTCCTGAAGTGATGATAAATGATCATATTTTTAAAGATAGTTTTCCAGGAAATCCTCCACAACCTATTGTGCTGGATATTCCGTCTCTTAGTTCAACATACCTCAGTATGTTAATACAGATTGACAGTGTTTCATTTACAACTCCTGGTCTACCTTTTGCTGAACCAACAACAACTACCAACCGAACTATCAAAGATAAAAATGGTCAAACTCTCATTGTTCGTACAAGCAATTATGCAAATTTTGCATCAACACCTATTCCGGAGGGAACCGGAAGCATTCGTGGAATACTCAGTATTTACAACGGAACATATCAATTGTACCTGCGTGATTTAAACGATCTTGTCAATTGGAGCAACCCTAATCCACCACAGAATTACCTATTAAATGAACAATTTTACACAACTCCTACCAATTGGATTATCTACAATGTTTCGGGAAATAAAGATTGGTATTACAATTCTGCATATAATTGTATGACCATCAACGGATCAGGAAGTGATACTGCATGTCAAGATTATCTTATTTCACCGGCTATTACCATTCCCTCAGGAACTCAACCCATTCTTAAGTTTATGAGCTGGACAAGGTATGTGGATAATTTTACGACAAAACCTTTTACGGTACTTATAACAACAAACTATACAGGTAACCCCTTAACAACGACTTGGACTGAATTACAGGTAACGCTTCCTGCTCAGGACAGTCAAACGTGGACATCCAGCGGAGACATAAATCTTTCGTCTTTTGCAGGAAATACAGTTAGAATAGCTTTTAAATATATGAGTAAGAGTGGTAATTCAGGAGAATTTTCTGCTTGGCAAGTAGATGATGTAAAAATAGTACTTCCATAG